DNA from Onychomys torridus chromosome 1, mOncTor1.1, whole genome shotgun sequence:
CATACCAAACTTTGGGGGACACACTCCAACCATGCCCAGACCACAGCACTAAGCCATGGCACTACACCCTTCCTCCTCTACTGTGGTCATGATATGAAGTGGTGAAGGATTTCAGAGGTGGTCTGAGGATCAGATCACATGCGTAAAACTAACTGCatcaggctgggcatggtgtgcACTCAGGGAAAATGCCTTTCAACCTGGCCTTCCATGAAGACAGCTCTGCCAATGCACAGCCATCTTCCCTACCATCAGCCTACAGGCTGGTTTTCTTAATGCAACACAACTCTAGGCCAGTACTGCCTAGTACAGTGGttttcagccttcctaatgctgtggacctttaatacagttcctcatgttgtggtgacccccaaccataaaattattctcattgctactttataactgtaattttgatagatatgaattgcaatgtaaatatctgatatgcaggatatctgatatatgacccctcTGATGGATTCACAACCTACATGTTGAGAATCACTGACCTAGAAGAAATAAAGTTTGGGGACAGATTTTTCATAACCTTTCTGCAGGGCACTACAtttctttctatctcttcctcctcttcttgcttctgtctctccctctccaaaAGCAGCCAGCCTGATGGATATGCTGCAGCTACATTTCagaatgagatttaaaaaatccTCGTATTTTTGAAGCATAATTATCCAAAGCAAAGGAGTCAGAACTTTagatctgttatttatttatttatttatttatttattttggtttttcgagacagggtttctctgtgtagctttgcgcctttcctggaactcacttggtagcccaggctggcctcgaactcacagagatccgcctggctctgcctcccgagtgctgggattaaaggtgtgtgccaccaccacccagcaggtctgttgatttttatttggatttttgagacagtgtctcactgtatagtcctggctcACCTTAAATTCACCACTGTCTTGTCTCCATTCCCTTGAATGCTGGGATGATGAGTGTGCCACCAAGCTTGGCtcagtcttattttatttttgtatttcacaCACAGCAATGACATGCTCACAGTGACATGCTCACAAGCAGCTTCTCCAGAGCCTCTCTCTGATTCTGGGCTCCATCCTCGAGGCAGCAGCAAGCTGTCCCACACACAGGGAAGGAGctggcccaggccagcctcagcagCAGTTGTTCGGCTGCAGCACTTGGCTGATGCCTGCAGCCAGGGCTTGTGGTGTAGGGCTCTCTGCTGTGCAGCTCACAGGCAGGCCCTTGGCAGCCATAGCACGAGTTGTACTGGGGCCAATGGCTACAAACTGCAAGGAAGACACAAGAGACACAGCCTCAGCACCACAGCATGGGCTGTGTGCAGGGAGTCATCTGGACAGACTTTCTGTTAGGATGTCATTCCTATGTGGTGTTTCATAAACAACAGTGCCACCTAAGCTGAAGCTGGCTTCAGAGTCTGCACAATAACTTCAGTCAGGCTCTCACTATCATCTCCTGCCGTCAGTGCACATAGCCTTAGGATCGGGTGTGTGGGGACAAAGCCTGGTGTAGACACCATCTTTCTCAGGGGCTCCAGCTGCAGACAGTTCTGCTTCAATTTCAGGGGCTCTGGTTGGGGGCAGGTAGGGAGCGTGGGGTGCCAAGGTGGGTCTGGATCTCCAGGAACACAGAACAGCCATAAGCTGGAAGgccagggttcaaatcccagcatccactCCTCTGCCCCCCCTCCTTATCTCTGACCAGGCTGTCCACTGGGCTGCTGGGGGATTACACGAGGTGGTCAGGGTAAACTACGTGTTCAGTGCTGGGCACAGGCATATGCTCACTGACAGATGTGTGACCTCTAGGTGCACAGATGGTCACCCCACAGGCCATGTGGTCACtgcaagaagacaggaaagaaaaagacaatacAATGGTTCCTATTCATTTGGTGGCAGGTGCCATAAAGTTCTCACTGCTCTGGCATGGCTTCCTTTGTGGTATTCTATGTAAGTCAACCATAAGCAGCAAGCACAGGTCACAAATTACCCCTTAACCTTCTGTGAACCCTTGCATTTTAAATAGCACTGTATAAACATTGGGTCTCACAAACTCCTACAGAGAAAGGAAGGCCACTGTGCAAATCTGGGGCAGAGCTAAAACAAGGATGCCAAGCTGCCCAATACATGGATCTCAGGGCTCTATCCTCTGTCACCCTCAACAGTACCCATGTGGGCTGGCACTAAGTCTCAGCGATGAAGGAAGAAGCCCATGAATTCGTATTGGCTTTCTGGCTCTGGAATAACCCCCCCAGTTGTTGTGATCAATGTTAGCCGTGAAACTCTTTCTTTCCTAGCAGCTGCAGATCCCACAGTCCCAGCAGCATCTTTGACTACTGGTGTGTGGTATACTGAACTTGTATGCTGACTAGGGGATGCCAAGAACTCATGGGTTACAGTAAGGAGTGGGAGAGATTGAAGATGGGCACCTTCACTCTGCCCCAGCTGCTCCATGAGTTTAGACAGTACTGGCAGCAAAGCCCTGAGTTGAAATTCCAAGAGTCAGTCCCTTTTGCTCCGACTTAGGTTTTCTTAGGATGAGGACAGAGTAAGGTTATAGTGGTATGAGCTCTTATCAAGGTAGACCAACATGGTCAGCCCAGGTGAGTGCTGAGGCATGCTCCCATCATCAGCTGCCCAGGCACTTGACGGCTACCTGGTGACTCATCCACCAGGTCCACAGAGACGCCATGAGCAGCACTGGCACTGCTGTTAACTCTTCCCTGTGCCCAAGTGCTCACTCAGCCAGTGACCATGGTGAGCACCCATGGGCCGTTTCTCTTCAACCCTGCTGCAGACTCAGGTGCCACCTTCCTGCCCTAGGAACCGTCCTAAAGGTTGCCTTCTAGTTATACACTATGTGATGCCGTCAAGGTGTTGATTCTCTGTGTTCAGTTTCCCCAGAAAGGAGGACAGTTACCCCATCCTGCTGGATGCCCACGACCAGACTAGCCTAAGCTATGACTGCAAGAACTGTGACCACTGCCCGGCACCTGCTAGGGCCATGgctatgcatcaccacacccacaGCCTGGCATGCCCCTTTCTGGGTTCATCCTTGATTCTTCCTTTTCAGCTGTGTGACCCAGGGCAGGGCCCAGCTGCTCTGCACCTAACATTCCACCTTGAAACTGGGAAAAGTCTGATGTTCAGGTGGGACACACCTCTGAGATGCATCTGAGATAAGCCAAAGTGTTAGAACACCTGACAGAAGTGAGTTttagagggggaggggggattcGACCTACTGTCCCTGGGTTCTAGGCCACACTTTGTCCCTTGTCCTCAGTCCCTGTAGAGTCTGGTCAAGAGCACTTCTGTTGAAGGTGCCACAAGAGTTGTGCTACTAGAAAATCATTTCAACATGGAATAAAGGAGGGGAAGGCACCAACACCCACACCAAACCCTGCCAGAAGGGCCTCACTTGAGCCCTCCACTAACCGAGGACAATGCCATGCAGGGAAAGCCAAACAGTTGGCCATACAGGACAAAAAACTTGGGGATAATATCCCCAAATTTGAATAAGACCAGCCCAGAGAAGGCTGGCAATGTATTCAGAGCACCAGCAAAGAAGTAGCAGGGTCCCTCGGACTCTCCAGTCAGCTCACAGGTGTCTGACTCAACATGCAAATTCCAGGATATAGTGAAGAGCAAAAGGCTGAAGTCCATAGAATACCATACCTTAATCTGATCAAAGCTGCCACCAGATAGTGCCTGAATATAGTCCAGGCTGTATTTTAGGCCGGAGGGACTGAAAAATGTGATGCTGGCTGGGATACCCTATGGGAAAGGAGAAGATGAGATCTAGCCTTTGCAGTCCTCACCTCATCAACATCCACCCTTCCAGCctagaagcccccccccccccgcctcaaAGGTGGGGCGCTGCTTCAGTACAATCCCTGGCTATGTGGCATTCTCAGCCCACCAAGGCATAGCTTGCAGGACTTGTTTATACAGCAGGTTGAGGTTGGAGAGGCTGGCAATTCCCACTGGCTGCTCTGCCGGCTCCAGGTCTGTTTGGCCAGAAGATACCGACTCTGTGGAGCCCAGTCTCAGCAGAGGAGATACCTCCAGCCCGTGGGTTAAACAGCCCTCATGGAATTAACAGTCTTCTTGTTGGCTTCTGTCAACTTCTACCCTCTAGGGACAGAACAGACAACAACCAGCCAGCCTGGTTGGTTCCTCTACACTTGGATTGTCCAACAGAACCCCCACACCAAGCATGGTATGCAGAAGCTGTTCTAGGAAGACAAAGGGATGTGACTTCTGAATGGAAATGATGGAGGTAGCCATTAACTTAAGAAGCACTCTGCACTCTCCTGCCCCAGGTCTCCCAATCCCAATCCAGACTCCACAGTGGGCTTTCCCAGTGTTGGCTCGGCCTCTGCCTCACAGAATGGAGCGCAAAGGCAGTAACAAGGCCACTGTCTATTTCAGGGCTTTGTATATGGTAGATGTAACACAAACAGCTTTGTATGAATTCTCTTCTTTGATCTTTATAACACTTTCACTGGATGGGTCTATTCCCATATCACAGATACACAAATGGAGCTGCAGAAAAGGCACTTGTACAGTCACATGGCTGGGAATGATAGAACCCTAAGAAGAATCAACACCTGCAATCTCACGTCCCCCAACTCATCCTCCTCCCCTGGGGCCTGCACTGCCAGGACTTGCTCTCCTAGGGAACCCTACATACCTCATTTTCATAGTAGCTCTCCAGGTTTCCTCGGATTCCAGGATGTGGAATTGTCTGATAGACATGCATGCTTTCCATGGGGATCCCTGTGCACAATCGAAACCAGGAGACAGGCTTCACTGTACTGAGAATGGGATGGGGCATCTGCACCCAAGTGTGTAGCTGGTGGAGACCATCAACACACCTCTGAGAACCAACTCCTCAGAAATGGGAATCTCAACAAGGTAAGACCCTGCCCAGCTCTCTGTGGCCTGCAGAGCACTGTGGAATCAGTCTGAAGTCTGGGAGGCTGAGTTAGCAGAGAAAGTCCCAGAAACCACAGCCTTCATTGGTACCCACAGATGCCTTTGGTTCAGTTTGTGTGAGTTTGTTCACACAGTTCTGATCCTGGCTGCTCCATGAATCCCACAGTCATGCCACCAGGAAGTGAGGGCCAAGACAGCTCTCAAAAAAGGTTTAGCATCAGGAGACCCAGCTGCATCCCAGTTCTGTCTGTACTTGGTCATGTGTGCCTCCTGGGCCTCAGGACATTCATCTTTGAGGATGCCATTAGCTCATTCTAGTCACCTTTGTCCTTGAGCATTTTTGGAAGAGTATCTCCTTTGATAGTTCcacagggaaagagaagaggcagTGCTGAAGATGGCCCTGTGAAGACACAACCAGACACTGTAAGAGCTTGGTAAAATCTCAAGAGAAGAGGTGGTGCTGAAGACGACCCTGTGAACATACCACCAGACACCGTAAAACCTTTGTAAAATCTCAGAGTGACACTGTGCACAGAGGCACACTGACAGCAACTCCCAGGAGGGCGAAGCTGGGGACTCCAGGCTCAGCTTTGCTCTAAGATTTAGTTCCAGCACCTGTCACCAGGGAAGGGTaactgctgtgctgtgctggccTGGAAGGGTTCCATAAAGAACCAAAGAGGGAATGTGAGCCTGGAAAACTcaaccacaaaaacaaagcaCCACTCTCCTACTTGCTGCCTGAGCTCTCTGTCAGGACCTGACTCCCTGGTTCATGGTCACTATTTGGAATGCAGGCCCTGTACTTAACTAGGTAAGAAAGTAAGGACTCGGAGGGGGTTCTGGCTGAGCCAGGTACACATGCAGTAAGGAACTGGCACTTTGGAGTGCCTCTGTAGCCacctccaacaaagacaaattccCTGCCCTTACTATTTGCCCAGCCATGCCAGTGGCCCCTTAAGTAAGTGCCTAAAGGGCATAAAAGACAAGAGGGTGCTCTAATGGCCCTGCATCTCACTGTGCCCCACTACCCACCtccacctgtggaggccagaggcaatCGGCCTGGAACACTTTGCAACTGACAGAACAGCAAGCTGCAATAAAACCATCCAAACAAACCGAGAGACTGTCGGATGTAAGAACCTTCCTCAACTGTGAACACAAAGTGTTTCTTCCATATCAGATCAAGAAATGTAATAGGTGTTGGTTGTGCGCAAACATCACATATTTCCTGTACTGTGATGGTCTCTCTGAAATTCACTGGTGACTGAGATCAGAGGAAGAATCAAACAAAACTCCCCAGCTGGCACTGGCTCTGAGAAGCAGTAGCTAAGTGACAGGGACGGCTGTAGGCCACTGTGTTTGAAGTACAAGCAACAGTGACATGCTGGTGGATGTTTTATTTAAACTGCTCTGTAAATACTGGTACCAACACAGGAGAGCACATGACTTGGGAATGATTAACTATAGATCACAGCTGCCTGCTGGGCTCTATCCTGTGAAGTGCTGCAGGTTACCATCCtagacacacatttttaaaggcGTGGTCGGGTGCTGTGCTCTCCAGCCTGGCCTACGTGGCTCTCCTGTGTCTGTTTATGAGTGTTGTGGCCTGAAGGTGCAGGCAGCTAGGGGCTAAAGCTCTTTCTAGGGCATCTCTGGGAAGCCAAACAGCTCAACTTTCCAGCAAGCCTTACCCTAAAGGCATGAAAAGAGCTTCTAGATGATTCAAGAATCTCCCCTCCCCTTTATCTCTTCATACTGTTATTCCTAGATGGGTGGGAAACAAGTTCCATCTCTTATCCCTAAGGCTGGGCTGCAGTGACGCAGCGCTTCCTGAGGGCACAGGCTTGTCTGGCCGAGACCTGCCACGAAAGCACGTGGGGCTCACATACGAACAGTTGGTCAGCTCAGTGGCCTTCCCAGGAAGGAAATGTTGAGTATGTCCACATGGAACTCTGTTGAGAGAGATCTAATGACCTGCGTTTCCTGAGAGCTCTCTGCCCAAAGTAAAAAACCAGCTGGGTTCAGTGGTACATGCCCATGATCCTGAcatgcagaagacagaggcaggaggatcactataAGTTTGAAACCAGACTGGTCTGCATAGCAGaccaaggtcagcctggcttaCAGAATTTTGAGATCTGGACTCAAAACTGAACAAAATGGAACCACACCATCACAACAAAccccctcctttaaaaaaaaacaaaaacttaatttCTATGGATTTATTTTCACCCTGATTTAGGTCAGCGCAATAGCAAGGCTGGCTGATTTTCAACACGTAGGCCAATGCAATGGGTGGAGCCACCAGCCCTCACGCAcgcagcacacagcacacagcacacacagtgaCTTGTGGAGCCCAAGGGCTCTGCTCTCCATCACTATAACAGGGTGTGGCCTGGCACTATGGGCTAACAGAGATGACAAGAGATAATGTTCAAGTTCAAGTAATAGAGTGCTGCTGAGGAGGGGCCTGAGGAACAGTCtccacaagacagagagagatacaaacAGGCATATCCCCTGATGTGGAGAGGAACTGAGTTGTGCACGCAGGCCTCAACTGCAGATCATCAGGGCATCCACACTAACTGGAGAGCAGGAACTTGATATCCAGGAGGCCATTTCAAAGAAAGGCAGTCCAGTCTGCCTGGGCTTCTGTCTCTTTAATGTGGCTGTCCCCGCTACTGTACCACTTACCTTGTAGTTATACTCTCGCTCTGAGAGAGACGGGAGAGGAGGGCAGCTGTCTGAAATGAGTGATCTGGTTAAATGGGCTGACAGGCTTAAGTGCCCACAATGATGCCTGACTCAGAGTAAGTAACAGTTAAGTAAAATAATGAGCTGTAGTTAGGAGTTGGCTTTGGTATGACGCACACTGGAAACACATTTGTAACGTTAAAACTGGGCTGTGActggcagtgggggcacacacctttaatcccagcacttggtggggggcagaggcaggcagatctctgtgagtttgaggccagcctggtctactacaaagtgagttccaggacagccagggctacacagagaaacc
Protein-coding regions in this window:
- the Uros gene encoding uroporphyrinogen-III synthase isoform X1, with product MKVLLLKDAKDDDSGQDPYIQELGLYGLKATLIPVLSFEFLSLPSLSEKLSHPEGFGGLIFTSPRAVEAVKLCLEKDNKTEDWEKSLKNRWNAKSVYVVGNATASLVNKIGLDAEGAHSGNAEKLAEYICSRPSSALPLLFPCGTIKGDTLPKMLKDKGIPMESMHVYQTIPHPGIRGNLESYYENEGIPASITFFSPSGLKYSLDYIQALSGGSFDQIKFVAIGPSTTRAMAAKGLPVSCTAESPTPQALAAGISQVLQPNNCC
- the Uros gene encoding uroporphyrinogen-III synthase isoform X2, producing MKVLLLKDAKDDDSGQDPYIQELGLYGLKATLIPVLSFEFLSLPSLSEKLSHPEGFGGLIFTSPRAVEAVKLCLEKDNKTEDWEKSLKNRWNAKSVYVVGNATASLGPSSALPLLFPCGTIKGDTLPKMLKDKGIPMESMHVYQTIPHPGIRGNLESYYENEGIPASITFFSPSGLKYSLDYIQALSGGSFDQIKFVAIGPSTTRAMAAKGLPVSCTAESPTPQALAAGISQVLQPNNCC